One region of Azoarcus sp. CIB genomic DNA includes:
- a CDS encoding KpsF/GutQ family sugar-phosphate isomerase has product MNPPLPKSAREAGAVSLARRVLRIEADAVIALADRLGAEFEQAVDLILQRRGRVIVTGIGKSGHIGRKLAATLASTGTPAYFVHAAEAAHGDLGMITPEDIVIALSNSGASEEVLTIVPLVKRQGAKLISITGRPESPLAREADVHLDAAVAEEACPLNLAPTASTTAALALGDALAVALLDARGFGADDFARSHPGGSLGRRLLTHVSDVMRPSEGVPQVSEDASMMAALIEMSRGGMGMTAVVAADGRPIGIFTDGDLRRALERGCDARSATIAEVMTRNPRSIGPDALAAAAAEVMERQRINQLLVVDHHGALAGALTTHDLMLAKVI; this is encoded by the coding sequence ATGAACCCACCCCTGCCCAAATCCGCGCGGGAAGCCGGCGCAGTCTCCCTCGCGCGGCGCGTGCTGCGCATCGAGGCCGATGCCGTCATCGCCCTCGCGGACCGTCTCGGTGCCGAATTCGAGCAGGCGGTGGACCTGATCCTGCAGCGCCGTGGGCGCGTCATCGTCACCGGCATCGGCAAGTCGGGCCACATCGGACGCAAGCTCGCGGCCACCCTCGCCAGCACCGGCACGCCGGCCTATTTCGTACACGCGGCGGAAGCCGCCCACGGCGACCTCGGGATGATCACGCCCGAAGACATCGTGATCGCGCTGTCGAACTCGGGCGCGAGCGAGGAAGTGCTCACCATCGTGCCGCTGGTCAAGCGCCAGGGCGCGAAGCTCATCTCGATCACCGGCCGGCCGGAATCGCCGCTCGCGCGCGAGGCCGACGTTCATCTGGATGCCGCGGTGGCTGAGGAAGCCTGTCCGCTGAATCTCGCGCCGACGGCGAGCACGACCGCGGCGCTCGCGCTCGGCGACGCCCTTGCGGTGGCGCTGCTCGACGCGCGCGGCTTCGGCGCGGACGATTTCGCGCGCTCGCATCCGGGCGGTAGCCTGGGCCGCCGCCTGCTGACCCACGTAAGCGACGTGATGCGCCCGAGCGAGGGCGTGCCGCAGGTGTCCGAAGACGCCTCGATGATGGCCGCGCTGATCGAGATGTCGCGCGGCGGCATGGGCATGACCGCCGTGGTCGCCGCCGACGGCCGTCCGATCGGCATCTTCACCGACGGCGACCTGCGCCGGGCGCTGGAACGCGGCTGCGACGCGCGCAGCGCGACGATTGCCGAGGTGATGACGCGCAACCCGCGCAGCATCGGCCCGGACGCGCTCGCCGCGGCGGCTGCGGAGGTAATGGAACGGCAGCGCATCAACCAACTGCTCGTCGTGGATCATCACGGCGCCCTCGCCGGGGCGTTGACGACCCACGACCTCATGCTGGCGAAGGTGATCTGA